One part of the Bdellovibrio sp. KM01 genome encodes these proteins:
- a CDS encoding DEAD/DEAH box helicase, which yields MTSQTFSALPLIEPIQRAVAESGYTVPTPIQQQAIPHLLEGRDLLGCAQTGTGKTAAFALPILNHLASQWHRAEPKQARVLVLAPTRELAIQIHESFQTYGKHLKIRTAVIFGGVGQTPQVAALKAGVDVLIATPGRLLDLIQQKHLQLGRLEIFVLDEADRMLDMGFLPDIRKVLNYLPAKRQNLFFSATMPKEIQKLADSLLVNPAKVEVAPVSSTAEMIEQSVMFVDKSKKKDLLRHLLQDKTFDKVIVFTRTKHGANRVAEGLTKNHIASEAIHGNKSQNARQRALENLREGKIRVLVATDIAARGIDIDEISHVINYELPNESESYVHRIGRTARAGSQGVAIAFCDAEERAYLKDIERLIGKSIPVITEQPYHSEEVAGSKILSKGKAKAMIEAMENLKPTRNGFKKRRRLNPRKKPPTFESKGGSGQKHSGPKPAGGHKPHAHKGGSHPAKGGGHHGGGHKK from the coding sequence ATGACTTCTCAAACATTCTCTGCTCTTCCCCTGATCGAACCTATCCAACGTGCTGTCGCTGAATCTGGCTACACGGTGCCGACTCCGATTCAACAACAAGCCATTCCTCATTTGCTGGAAGGTCGCGACCTTTTGGGTTGCGCTCAAACAGGTACGGGCAAAACTGCCGCTTTCGCTCTTCCCATTTTAAATCATCTGGCAAGCCAATGGCATCGCGCCGAACCTAAGCAGGCCCGCGTTCTAGTTTTGGCTCCCACTCGTGAGCTTGCAATTCAAATTCATGAGAGTTTTCAAACTTACGGTAAGCATCTGAAAATTCGCACAGCTGTGATCTTTGGTGGCGTGGGACAAACTCCCCAAGTAGCGGCATTGAAAGCCGGCGTGGATGTTTTGATTGCGACTCCGGGGCGCTTGCTTGATTTGATTCAACAAAAACATTTGCAACTGGGTCGTTTAGAAATCTTCGTTCTGGATGAAGCAGACCGCATGTTGGACATGGGCTTCTTGCCTGATATCCGTAAGGTTCTAAACTATTTGCCGGCAAAACGTCAGAACTTGTTCTTCTCTGCGACAATGCCCAAAGAAATCCAAAAGCTTGCGGATTCTTTGTTGGTAAACCCCGCGAAAGTTGAAGTGGCTCCGGTTTCTTCAACCGCAGAGATGATTGAACAGTCCGTGATGTTCGTGGATAAGAGCAAAAAGAAAGACCTTCTTCGCCACCTGCTACAAGATAAAACTTTTGATAAAGTGATTGTCTTTACCCGTACTAAACACGGTGCAAACCGCGTGGCCGAGGGTTTGACGAAAAATCATATCGCCTCTGAAGCTATCCACGGGAATAAATCTCAAAATGCCCGCCAAAGAGCTTTGGAAAACTTGCGAGAAGGCAAGATCCGCGTTTTAGTTGCAACAGACATCGCTGCACGCGGTATTGATATCGACGAAATTTCTCACGTTATTAACTATGAACTTCCGAATGAATCTGAAAGCTACGTGCACAGAATTGGTCGTACGGCTCGTGCTGGCAGCCAAGGTGTTGCCATTGCTTTCTGTGATGCGGAAGAAAGAGCTTACCTTAAAGACATCGAACGTCTGATTGGTAAATCCATCCCTGTCATCACCGAGCAGCCTTATCATTCTGAAGAAGTTGCCGGCAGCAAAATCCTTTCCAAAGGAAAAGCTAAGGCGATGATCGAGGCGATGGAAAATTTGAAACCGACACGCAATGGTTTTAAAAAACGTCGTCGTTTGAATCCACGCAAAAAGCCACCCACGTTTGAATCTAAAGGCGGCAGCGGTCAAAAGCACAGCGGGCCAAAACCTGCTGGCGGTCACAAACCTCATGCGCACAAAGGTGGCTCTCATCCCGCTAAAGGTGGAGGACATCACGGCGGAGGACATAAAAAATGA
- the hflX gene encoding GTPase HflX: MSLHETEQAIPKAVLVGLQIGRMNEQEVQNSLTELSRLVNTLGFEVIGKMHQRRTSTKSANVLGDGKLMELAKWTGGTGKVAPTFIKKKHKAALKFEKEDDAEDLFDLPEETFEEQGPEDFVEEENPQDQAQWVIFDCDLSPLQLRNLESATGAKVMDRTGVIIEIFSRHARTRAARLQVEIARLTYVAPRVRGVSAGDDDRMGGGGKGVGESAIELDRRKIRDRIKELKQELSSIGQEHLTRRSQRSQEACVALVGYTNAGKSSLMRAMTGSEVYVADKLFATLDTTVRAIQPETRPKILLSDTVGFIKKLPHDLVASFKSTLDEALNASLLLYMVDASDPSFRSQLEVTRTTLAEVGAGEIPSLLILNKRDCLTEEQTSSLAAEFPDAIFLSTRNAEDVENLRLRLVKFYENSMREEEIFIPYKVQGVIGDIRARLKVLGESYDEKGVRLKVRANAEDFEKIAKKIRDALIDID; the protein is encoded by the coding sequence ATGAGCCTTCACGAAACTGAACAAGCCATTCCTAAGGCTGTTCTTGTCGGTCTTCAGATCGGCCGAATGAATGAACAGGAAGTGCAAAACTCCCTGACCGAACTTTCTCGCCTGGTGAATACACTGGGTTTTGAAGTTATCGGGAAAATGCACCAACGTCGTACTTCAACGAAAAGTGCCAACGTCTTGGGTGATGGCAAATTGATGGAGCTTGCGAAATGGACTGGCGGCACTGGTAAAGTGGCGCCCACGTTCATTAAGAAGAAACACAAAGCTGCTTTGAAGTTCGAAAAAGAAGACGACGCAGAGGATCTCTTTGATCTTCCAGAAGAAACTTTCGAAGAACAAGGACCGGAAGACTTCGTCGAAGAAGAAAATCCCCAGGATCAAGCTCAATGGGTGATCTTTGACTGTGATCTTTCCCCTCTTCAATTGCGCAATCTTGAAAGTGCCACAGGTGCAAAGGTCATGGACCGTACCGGTGTGATCATCGAGATCTTTAGCCGTCATGCGCGCACACGTGCGGCGCGTTTGCAGGTGGAAATTGCCCGCCTGACTTATGTGGCTCCACGGGTTCGCGGCGTTTCTGCTGGCGATGACGATCGCATGGGTGGTGGCGGTAAAGGTGTCGGGGAATCCGCGATCGAACTAGATCGTCGTAAGATTCGCGACCGTATCAAAGAGTTAAAGCAAGAATTAAGCTCTATTGGTCAAGAACATCTGACTCGTCGTTCACAACGTTCACAAGAAGCTTGCGTGGCCCTGGTAGGTTATACGAATGCAGGTAAGTCTTCATTAATGCGTGCGATGACAGGCAGCGAGGTTTACGTCGCTGATAAATTATTTGCGACTTTGGATACGACAGTTCGTGCGATTCAACCTGAAACTCGTCCTAAAATTTTACTTTCCGATACAGTTGGATTTATCAAAAAGCTTCCGCATGATCTGGTGGCTTCATTTAAATCGACTTTGGACGAAGCATTGAATGCGTCGTTGCTCCTATATATGGTGGATGCTTCAGATCCTTCTTTCCGTTCACAATTAGAAGTGACGCGCACAACCTTAGCTGAGGTCGGTGCGGGAGAAATCCCAAGCTTACTCATTCTTAATAAGCGCGATTGTTTGACAGAAGAACAGACGTCTAGTTTGGCAGCCGAATTTCCTGATGCGATTTTCTTGTCTACTCGCAATGCTGAGGACGTTGAAAACCTGCGTCTGCGTTTGGTTAAATTTTATGAAAATAGCATGCGCGAAGAAGAGATCTTTATTCCATATAAAGTTCAAGGGGTTATTGGCGATATTAGAGCACGTCTAAAGGTTCTTGGAGAATCTTATGATGAAAAAGGTGTTCGTCTAAAAGTCCGTGCCAATGCAGAAGACTTTGAAAAAATCGCGAAGAAGATTCGCGACGCACTAATCGACATCGATTAA
- a CDS encoding alpha/beta fold hydrolase, which produces MKTLSVPLSVLLSSLSLFQTSPGHAQEIVPFTPKDERKLLGPRYEGRLVPLAPMNQISEAGLEAEPLVFIHGRQGSIKNFTQLLLNTPKFTDYQLYYFAYDDLHRSLKRSAGDLALSLLKLKVSRITIIAHSMGGLIARETLNTLSRAGHTELLPEIRVISVDSPWQGGSSINCKHKGANLDEMVEYFMPAALTDMRSCSDFFQNLYSVSWPEQFSMELYFAQHGTQALDHSEAPINRLPAKIASLFTDNTPMKGSLYEMNFWNAISTSSQYPGFVNELSALHEHQKITAADVSRLLEKHYPRFPGDHASVLKAHPQAELDLPKYLQTIL; this is translated from the coding sequence ATGAAAACACTATCGGTGCCACTTTCAGTTTTACTCTCTTCTCTTAGCCTGTTCCAGACTTCTCCAGGACATGCGCAAGAGATTGTTCCTTTCACTCCAAAAGATGAACGAAAACTTTTAGGACCTCGTTATGAGGGCCGCCTGGTACCTCTGGCGCCGATGAATCAGATTTCTGAAGCGGGTTTAGAGGCTGAACCTTTGGTCTTCATCCATGGCCGTCAGGGTTCCATTAAAAACTTCACGCAATTACTTTTGAATACGCCTAAATTCACGGATTATCAGCTGTACTATTTTGCTTACGATGACTTGCATCGCTCATTAAAAAGATCTGCCGGGGATTTGGCTTTAAGTCTTTTGAAATTGAAAGTCTCACGCATCACCATCATTGCTCATAGCATGGGGGGCCTGATTGCACGGGAAACTTTGAATACTCTTTCTCGCGCAGGTCACACCGAGCTCTTGCCTGAGATTCGCGTGATCAGTGTGGATTCACCTTGGCAAGGTGGGTCTTCTATCAACTGCAAGCACAAAGGCGCAAATTTGGACGAGATGGTGGAATATTTTATGCCTGCCGCTTTGACGGACATGCGTTCTTGTTCTGACTTCTTTCAAAATCTTTATAGCGTTTCTTGGCCGGAACAGTTCAGCATGGAGCTTTATTTTGCCCAACATGGAACTCAGGCTCTGGATCACAGCGAGGCGCCAATTAATCGCTTGCCGGCTAAGATCGCCAGTCTATTTACTGACAACACGCCGATGAAAGGTTCTTTGTACGAGATGAATTTCTGGAATGCAATTTCCACGTCATCACAGTATCCGGGTTTCGTGAATGAGCTTTCGGCTTTGCACGAACATCAAAAAATTACCGCCGCTGATGTGTCTCGTCTTTTGGAAAAACACTATCCCCGTTTTCCCGGGGATCATGCCTCAGTTTTGAAAGCCCATCCCCAAGCGGAGCTGGATTTACCTAAATACCTTCAAACCATTCTTTAG
- a CDS encoding TCR/Tet family MFS transporter: MKKTSSASVRFIFATIFLDALGIGVLIPVFPDVIRRFGHDPSFVNHYYGYFISVYALMQFLASPILGSLSDRFGRRPVLLVSLLGAGLDYLLMAFAPTLGILFAGRIISGLTGASMTVASSYMADISDDSNRSANFGMIGAAFGLGFIVGPGLGGILGHYGHQAPFIAAAVFNLLNFAFGYFILPESLDQAHRRKMTLSRLNPFQSLARVLFKPGMRILVWIYFLLYLAGQSHPSIWTLYTQYKFNWSTFEVGLSLSFVGITVAFVQGYLTRLIVPKWGEMKALNIGIIFGILAYAGYAFSTQGWMLYAVLALTCLNGITGPASMSLISKDTPPQEQGELQGTLISIASLTSIIGPLIYTDVFARFSGDQAAVHFPGSAYFLAAMFSLVSWILFGLYPRFHKVTNTSGSVPPSPMVH; the protein is encoded by the coding sequence ATGAAAAAGACATCATCAGCCAGTGTACGTTTTATTTTTGCTACCATCTTTCTGGATGCGTTGGGGATTGGAGTTTTAATTCCAGTTTTTCCAGATGTGATTCGCAGATTTGGACACGATCCCTCTTTTGTAAATCATTACTATGGTTACTTCATCTCTGTGTATGCACTTATGCAGTTCTTGGCGTCTCCTATATTGGGCTCACTTTCTGACCGGTTTGGTCGTAGACCCGTCCTTTTGGTCTCGCTCCTGGGCGCAGGGCTCGATTATCTTTTAATGGCATTTGCGCCGACCCTTGGCATTTTGTTTGCGGGCCGGATCATCTCGGGACTAACGGGCGCGAGTATGACGGTTGCAAGTTCTTATATGGCCGATATTTCTGACGACTCAAATCGTTCGGCAAATTTTGGAATGATTGGTGCCGCTTTTGGTTTAGGGTTTATCGTGGGTCCTGGTCTGGGTGGGATTTTGGGACACTATGGCCATCAGGCTCCATTCATCGCGGCAGCAGTTTTCAATCTTTTAAATTTTGCCTTTGGATATTTCATTCTGCCTGAATCTTTGGATCAAGCTCATCGCCGAAAAATGACATTAAGTCGATTGAATCCCTTTCAATCTTTGGCCCGTGTTCTCTTTAAACCGGGCATGAGAATTCTAGTGTGGATCTATTTCTTGCTGTATCTTGCGGGGCAATCGCATCCAAGTATTTGGACCTTGTACACGCAATACAAATTCAATTGGTCGACCTTCGAGGTCGGTCTTTCCCTTTCTTTCGTGGGTATCACCGTCGCCTTTGTTCAAGGGTACCTTACGCGTTTAATCGTTCCGAAGTGGGGAGAAATGAAAGCTCTCAATATCGGAATCATTTTCGGCATTCTGGCTTATGCAGGTTATGCCTTTTCAACCCAAGGCTGGATGTTGTATGCGGTCCTCGCATTAACCTGCTTGAACGGCATCACGGGCCCGGCTTCAATGTCTTTGATCTCGAAAGACACTCCACCGCAAGAGCAGGGAGAGCTTCAAGGCACTTTGATCTCCATTGCCAGTCTGACCTCGATCATCGGACCCTTGATTTATACAGATGTCTTCGCACGTTTTTCTGGGGATCAAGCGGCAGTCCACTTTCCAGGATCGGCATATTTCCTGGCGGCGATGTTTAGCTTGGTGTCGTGGATATTATTTGGATTGTATCCGCGTTTTCACAAGGTCACGAATACATCGGGCTCAGTTCCACCAAGTCCGATGGTGCACTAA
- a CDS encoding hemolysin III family protein: protein MYHGERFNSISHLIGAVMAVAGTSVLVTLASVQGDLLKIVSTSVYGGMLVLLYTISTLYHSFQGRAKKILQKLDHMAIYLLIAGTYTPFTLITLHGPWGWWLFGINWSLAVIGIILELTLAHRTRIPSMIIYVVMGWLIVVAMKPLTQNLDPRGMVLLTTGGILYTGGIAFFLYDEKVKHFHGIWHLFVMAGSISQYFCILYYLV, encoded by the coding sequence ATTTATCACGGAGAACGCTTTAACAGTATCAGCCACTTGATTGGCGCCGTGATGGCTGTCGCAGGAACCTCTGTTCTCGTAACTCTTGCGAGTGTTCAAGGTGATCTTTTGAAAATCGTCAGCACCAGTGTTTATGGTGGCATGTTGGTTTTGCTATATACGATCTCCACTCTTTATCATTCCTTCCAGGGCCGGGCGAAAAAGATTTTGCAAAAGCTCGATCACATGGCGATCTATTTATTGATTGCAGGAACTTACACGCCGTTCACGTTGATCACTCTGCATGGTCCTTGGGGTTGGTGGTTGTTTGGGATCAATTGGTCGTTAGCGGTTATCGGCATAATTTTGGAGCTGACACTGGCCCACCGCACGCGCATTCCGTCGATGATTATTTATGTTGTGATGGGATGGTTGATAGTTGTTGCGATGAAACCACTTACCCAGAATTTAGATCCTCGCGGAATGGTTTTATTAACCACCGGTGGCATTTTGTATACCGGTGGGATCGCATTCTTTTTATACGATGAAAAAGTGAAGCACTTCCATGGCATCTGGCATCTGTTCGTTATGGCGGGCAGCATTAGTCAGTATTTCTGCATTCTTTACTATCTGGTTTAG
- a CDS encoding CoA pyrophosphatase, giving the protein MHKELSQLFINTNPLDLSQSLKNYACVSLILRGSPDDLQIGYIQRAIHPLDRWSGQIAFPGGKREEWDTSALATALRETQEEVGIILTPEEMIGRLDDIQARKAGALLEFFIRPFVFYTERDFEVRLDHNEVADFFWVPLKDLVNPERSISYELMREQLRMELPAISLNREIPLWGLSYMITQDLLNRLKARISF; this is encoded by the coding sequence TTGCATAAAGAACTCTCACAACTCTTCATCAATACCAATCCCCTGGATTTATCGCAAAGTTTGAAAAACTATGCGTGTGTTTCGCTTATCCTGCGCGGGTCCCCTGATGATCTACAAATTGGTTATATTCAGCGAGCGATTCATCCTTTGGATCGTTGGTCAGGACAAATTGCCTTCCCTGGAGGCAAAAGAGAGGAATGGGACACTTCGGCTTTGGCAACGGCTCTTCGTGAGACACAAGAAGAAGTGGGAATTATTTTAACTCCTGAAGAAATGATTGGTCGCCTGGATGATATTCAAGCCCGTAAAGCCGGCGCCCTCCTGGAATTCTTTATTCGTCCCTTTGTGTTTTATACTGAGAGGGATTTTGAAGTGCGCCTGGATCATAACGAGGTGGCTGATTTCTTCTGGGTACCTTTAAAAGATCTGGTAAATCCAGAGCGCAGCATTTCGTATGAGCTGATGCGCGAACAGCTGCGGATGGAATTGCCGGCGATTTCTTTGAACCGTGAAATTCCACTGTGGGGATTGTCTTATATGATCACACAGGATTTGCTGAATAGACTAAAAGCTCGCATCTCATTTTGA
- a CDS encoding phosphodiesterase has protein sequence MRAGYHQGIDRISITGLEPHLTYYLQVVDQDRGTVLDERIFKSLKLSAKNKARFALVSCACDFYKTHARVMWDHLFAQRPDMIFLIGDAVYADFGCPTTEADIWRRYCETRFRLRHFRQPNLIPTLAVWDDHDYGRDNVCKSFGLKTATKKMFHLFFGSRDTDGFKNTMGVGSQLNAFGQRFYFMDDRYFRDEAQCGGMMWGKEQQEQLVDNICQNSKPAWIFNGSQFFGNYFKQESFLKDFGKNFTDVLTKLRNCKAPIVFGSGDVHFSEIMSVDPKYLGYRTYEYTSSGIHSMNFPVKWLYKNPRREVFTWHHNFLIIESSPVKNGMQIKAKSINARNKIEFSHQATVKRF, from the coding sequence ATGAGAGCAGGTTATCATCAAGGCATTGATCGAATTTCCATCACCGGACTGGAACCTCATCTCACCTACTATCTGCAAGTGGTGGATCAAGATCGTGGCACCGTCTTGGACGAAAGGATTTTTAAAAGTCTCAAGCTATCAGCAAAAAACAAAGCACGTTTCGCATTGGTCAGCTGTGCTTGTGACTTTTATAAAACTCATGCACGTGTCATGTGGGACCATTTGTTCGCACAAAGACCTGACATGATTTTCTTAATTGGCGACGCCGTATATGCAGACTTTGGCTGTCCGACCACCGAGGCGGATATCTGGAGAAGATACTGCGAAACACGCTTTCGCCTGCGTCACTTCCGCCAACCCAACTTAATTCCTACTCTTGCTGTGTGGGATGATCATGATTACGGTCGCGACAATGTCTGCAAATCTTTCGGTTTAAAAACAGCCACCAAAAAGATGTTCCATCTTTTTTTCGGCAGTCGCGATACCGATGGATTTAAAAACACCATGGGTGTCGGTTCGCAGCTGAATGCCTTTGGACAGCGGTTCTATTTCATGGATGACCGGTATTTCCGCGATGAAGCTCAATGTGGCGGAATGATGTGGGGTAAAGAACAACAGGAACAATTGGTCGATAATATCTGCCAAAATTCCAAACCAGCCTGGATCTTCAATGGCAGTCAGTTTTTCGGAAACTACTTTAAACAGGAGTCATTTCTGAAAGATTTCGGGAAAAACTTTACCGACGTTCTAACCAAACTTCGTAACTGCAAGGCGCCGATCGTTTTTGGCTCCGGGGATGTGCACTTTAGCGAAATCATGAGTGTGGATCCGAAATACCTGGGTTATCGCACCTATGAATACACCTCGAGTGGCATTCACAGCATGAATTTCCCAGTGAAATGGCTCTATAAAAATCCGCGCCGAGAGGTTTTCACCTGGCACCACAATTTTCTGATCATCGAAAGCAGCCCGGTTAAAAACGGAATGCAGATCAAAGCCAAGTCCATCAACGCGCGAAACAAAATTGAATTTTCACACCAAGCTACAGTGAAGCGTTTTTAA
- a CDS encoding NAD(P)H-hydrate dehydratase, which translates to MKISTSSVRILRKPGAANLLPSVSEKDNKSSRGKSLILAGSREYPGAGVLASKAALRMGSGYVILAQPDLAVSAWDHPDFLLKDLSRESWQDIEHQAILVGPGFGVNSFTAKVIREMIKAQETHVILDADALTVCAEEKIFPLPPSWIVTPHTGELSRLIGKSSQEINKERLSAVKAAQAKLGCVVLLKGHRTLVATANEIATIGTGNSALAKSGTGDVLAGIMTALRAQNLNAPEAALLAAYIHGATANLWVARRKDPLSMMASDVIDLIPDVLFQLRKLKNASL; encoded by the coding sequence ATGAAAATCTCCACAAGTTCTGTCAGAATTTTGCGAAAACCCGGAGCTGCGAATCTTTTACCGTCGGTATCGGAAAAGGATAATAAAAGCAGTCGGGGGAAAAGCCTGATCTTAGCGGGAAGTCGCGAATATCCTGGAGCAGGTGTTTTGGCGTCCAAGGCAGCTTTAAGAATGGGAAGTGGTTACGTTATTTTAGCGCAGCCCGATCTTGCCGTTTCCGCCTGGGATCATCCTGATTTTTTATTAAAAGATCTATCTCGTGAATCGTGGCAAGACATCGAACATCAGGCCATTCTGGTGGGGCCCGGATTTGGCGTGAACTCCTTCACTGCAAAAGTTATCCGTGAAATGATCAAGGCACAAGAAACCCATGTCATTCTGGATGCTGATGCCCTGACCGTTTGTGCCGAGGAAAAAATATTCCCTTTACCTCCCTCCTGGATCGTAACTCCTCACACGGGGGAGCTTTCGCGATTGATCGGGAAATCGTCCCAAGAAATTAATAAAGAACGCCTGAGCGCCGTCAAAGCAGCTCAAGCGAAATTAGGCTGTGTGGTTTTACTCAAAGGTCATCGAACTTTGGTAGCAACGGCGAATGAAATCGCGACGATTGGCACGGGCAATTCCGCTTTGGCAAAGTCCGGAACGGGGGATGTTCTGGCAGGAATTATGACGGCACTGCGAGCCCAAAATCTGAATGCACCCGAAGCAGCCCTCTTGGCTGCTTATATTCACGGTGCCACAGCGAATCTATGGGTGGCTCGACGTAAGGATCCTCTTTCCATGATGGCATCAGATGTGATCGATCTTATTCCTGATGTTCTGTTTCAGTTGCGCAAACTTAAAAACGCTTCACTGTAG
- the map gene encoding type I methionyl aminopeptidase, with the protein MIVKTEAELEGLKKIGKVVANCLQYMSRQVEPGMTTKELDELGGAYLAKYGARSGPILVYDFPGHTCISLNHEAAHGVPSDKKIIRAGDLINIDVSAELNGFFADNGGSFTVPPGRPEDVRLLEATKKALENAIAGVKAGIKLNTIGQRVEQIADEYGYTIIENLGSHGVGKSLHEAPEFIPGYFDSKDDRRLKEGHVITIEPFLSTGAHYVDEVKGDKWTLVTSSPEHRTAQFEHTMVVLKDRALILTIPDPV; encoded by the coding sequence ATGATCGTAAAGACTGAAGCAGAATTAGAAGGACTTAAAAAAATTGGCAAGGTCGTTGCCAATTGTCTTCAATATATGTCCAGACAAGTTGAACCCGGTATGACCACGAAAGAGTTGGACGAATTGGGTGGGGCTTATCTGGCAAAATATGGTGCTCGGTCGGGTCCTATTCTGGTTTACGATTTCCCAGGCCATACTTGCATCAGCCTGAATCATGAAGCCGCTCACGGCGTGCCCTCCGACAAAAAAATCATCAGAGCTGGTGATTTGATTAACATTGATGTTTCCGCTGAACTGAATGGTTTTTTCGCGGATAACGGTGGTTCCTTTACTGTGCCCCCGGGCCGTCCAGAAGATGTGCGTCTGTTGGAAGCCACAAAGAAAGCTTTGGAAAATGCCATCGCTGGCGTTAAAGCGGGAATCAAATTAAATACCATCGGCCAACGTGTCGAACAGATCGCAGATGAATATGGTTATACCATCATTGAAAACCTGGGCAGCCATGGCGTGGGAAAATCCCTTCATGAAGCTCCAGAATTTATCCCCGGTTATTTCGACAGCAAAGATGATCGTCGCCTGAAAGAAGGCCATGTGATCACGATCGAGCCATTCCTCTCCACGGGTGCTCACTATGTCGACGAGGTAAAGGGTGATAAATGGACTTTGGTGACTTCCTCCCCTGAACATCGTACGGCTCAATTCGAACACACGATGGTGGTTTTAAAGGATCGTGCGCTGATCCTGACAATTCCCGACCCTGTTTAA
- a CDS encoding DHA2 family efflux MFS transporter permease subunit, whose protein sequence is MNTKSRLVILVAVMASLLEIIDSSIVNVALPTMMGNLGATLEDISMVITGYAIANAIILPVSAWLGNRVGRRKYFLSCIGLFTATSVACGFAPNLYTLIFFRILQGLAGGALLPTSQTLIYEQFPKEKAGTAGAIFGMSVMIGPTLGPTLGGWLTDTFGWRSIFNVNLPLGLIAIAIGLMAIENPPFATGNEGKKPFDVWGLVLLVLGIGSLQYMLERGESNDWFDSKLIIFCGIMTAVSLPLFVWWETRVKSPIMNVRLFLNGIVANGAALQGILGFFLYGLVFILPVFVGQTFHYDATQTGMLFIPGSILTALMMPFIGKMLGKGINPKYLIAVGFLGVMTSIFMFTKLSPLSSKSDVLMGLYVRGLAMAFLFVPINSSILSQFNGITMGEVSGILNLFRQIGGSMGIAFIGTMMTKVGKQHYADMAPHVSLLDYNTWSAYNAAKSGTHMSHSMGMATQAELAIRSLYGRVQSQVFMLTFQEIMFIMMTVVVLAFIPLYLLKFKNKTVKVVDAH, encoded by the coding sequence ATGAATACCAAATCAAGACTGGTCATCCTCGTCGCTGTGATGGCCTCGCTGCTTGAAATTATCGATAGCTCCATTGTCAATGTGGCCTTACCCACGATGATGGGGAATCTGGGTGCAACGTTAGAAGACATCAGTATGGTTATCACAGGTTACGCGATCGCGAATGCGATCATCCTTCCTGTGTCCGCCTGGCTGGGGAATCGCGTGGGTCGTCGTAAGTATTTCTTAAGCTGTATTGGACTGTTCACGGCTACCTCCGTAGCCTGTGGATTTGCTCCAAATTTATATACTTTGATTTTCTTCCGTATCTTACAAGGCTTGGCAGGTGGGGCATTGCTACCAACTTCGCAAACTTTGATTTACGAACAATTCCCGAAAGAGAAAGCCGGAACTGCTGGCGCGATCTTTGGTATGTCCGTGATGATTGGTCCTACTTTAGGACCGACATTGGGTGGATGGCTGACAGATACTTTTGGTTGGAGATCGATCTTTAACGTGAATTTGCCACTGGGTCTGATTGCGATCGCAATTGGTTTGATGGCGATTGAAAATCCACCGTTTGCTACAGGCAACGAAGGCAAAAAGCCTTTCGACGTCTGGGGGTTGGTGCTGTTGGTTCTGGGAATTGGCAGTCTGCAGTACATGCTTGAGCGCGGAGAATCCAACGACTGGTTTGATTCCAAGCTTATTATTTTCTGCGGCATTATGACGGCGGTGTCTTTGCCACTGTTCGTATGGTGGGAAACTCGCGTGAAATCGCCAATCATGAATGTGCGTTTGTTCTTGAACGGAATCGTGGCAAATGGCGCAGCCTTGCAGGGGATCTTAGGTTTCTTCCTTTATGGATTGGTTTTTATCCTGCCAGTGTTCGTGGGACAGACTTTCCACTATGATGCCACTCAGACGGGGATGCTTTTTATTCCGGGTTCAATCCTGACGGCCTTGATGATGCCCTTTATTGGTAAAATGCTGGGTAAAGGAATCAATCCGAAATATCTGATCGCCGTCGGTTTCTTGGGTGTCATGACTTCGATCTTTATGTTCACCAAACTTTCGCCGCTTTCCTCGAAAAGCGACGTATTGATGGGGCTCTATGTTCGTGGACTTGCGATGGCGTTCCTTTTTGTTCCGATCAACTCTTCGATCTTGTCTCAGTTTAATGGGATCACCATGGGAGAAGTGTCTGGTATCTTAAATCTCTTCCGTCAAATCGGGGGCAGTATGGGTATCGCTTTCATCGGTACGATGATGACCAAGGTTGGAAAACAGCATTACGCTGATATGGCTCCGCATGTGTCGTTATTAGACTATAATACTTGGTCGGCCTATAACGCTGCCAAGTCCGGCACACACATGAGTCATTCGATGGGTATGGCCACCCAAGCGGAACTTGCCATTCGTTCTTTGTATGGACGCGTGCAATCTCAAGTGTTCATGCTGACCTTCCAGGAGATCATGTTCATCATGATGACGGTGGTGGTGCTTGCATTTATCCCTTTATATCTATTGAAGTTCAAAAACAAGACCGTCAAAGTTGTGGACGCTCACTAA